From the genome of Clupea harengus unplaced genomic scaffold, Ch_v2.0.2, whole genome shotgun sequence, one region includes:
- the LOC122129270 gene encoding E3 ubiquitin-protein ligase AMFR-like, whose translation MLHQRKEELLLRARRRFISKSPAEETSRSLFMAAAAADEDDDEGRRPAGGGRALTSSDPMSLRRRMLAGAAERRMQRQPEAPQ comes from the exons atGCTCCATCAGAGAAAGGAGGAGCTGCTCCTACGCGCTCGCAG gcgTTTCATAAGTAAGAGCCCTGCGGAGGAGACCTCACGCTCGCTCTTCatggccgccgccgccgctgatgaggatgatgacgaGGGCCGCCGCCCCGCTGGGGGTGGGCGTGCTCTGACCTCCTCTGACCCCATGAGCCTGCGGCGCAGGATGCTGGCCGGCGCTGCGGAACGTCGCATGCAGAGGCAGCCAGAGGCTCCCCAGTGA